A genome region from Nocardia sp. NBC_00565 includes the following:
- a CDS encoding glycoside hydrolase family 57 protein: protein MNEVPGQFTLVLHSHLPWLAHHGRWPVGEEWLYQSWAASYLPVVEVLRTLAAEGRSHLLSLGITPVLAAQLDDPHCLAGMHHWLGNWQLRADEAAMAGNIALGRHEHRLAGAALTEFEQHWRHGAAPVWRQLIDAEAIELLGGPLAHPFQPLLDPRLRAFQLTEGLSDARHRWGHTPTGIWAPECGYTPGMETGYAAAGVTHFMVDGPALRGDTTLGRPVRESDVVAFGRDLQVSYRVWSPKSGYPGQSAYRDFHHYDHATGLKPSRVTGKTVAGPDKAPYDPELAAAAVVRDVEDFVRTVRERLISESARIDRPALVVAAFDTELFGHWWHEGPQWLAQVLRTLPEAGVTVGTLADARARGFVGEPVPLADSSWGSGKDWRVWAGDQVKDLVELNDEIVRLTLDTVDKMRAADGSVALRDPVADQLLREAVLTVSSDWAFMVSKDSAADYARERAHRHAHAVREIAAAVGAGQVAKAQQLAAGWGAADGFFPGLDARRLAIADRDSAREGHS from the coding sequence ATTCCCATCTGCCCTGGCTGGCCCACCACGGCCGCTGGCCGGTCGGCGAGGAATGGCTCTACCAATCCTGGGCCGCCTCTTACCTTCCGGTCGTCGAGGTACTGAGAACCCTGGCCGCGGAAGGCCGTTCACATCTGCTGAGCCTCGGCATCACACCGGTACTCGCCGCCCAGCTGGACGATCCGCATTGCCTGGCGGGCATGCACCATTGGCTCGGCAACTGGCAGCTGCGCGCCGACGAGGCCGCGATGGCGGGCAATATCGCGCTCGGCAGGCACGAGCACCGGCTGGCCGGCGCCGCGCTCACGGAATTCGAACAGCATTGGCGCCACGGCGCGGCCCCGGTGTGGCGCCAACTCATCGACGCCGAGGCGATCGAACTGCTCGGCGGCCCGCTCGCCCACCCGTTCCAGCCGCTGCTCGACCCGCGCCTGCGCGCCTTCCAGCTCACCGAGGGTCTGTCCGACGCCCGGCATCGCTGGGGCCACACCCCTACCGGCATCTGGGCGCCCGAATGCGGCTACACCCCGGGCATGGAGACCGGATACGCCGCCGCGGGTGTGACGCATTTCATGGTCGACGGACCCGCGCTGCGCGGCGACACCACGCTGGGACGCCCGGTGCGCGAATCCGATGTGGTGGCCTTCGGGCGGGATCTGCAAGTGAGCTACCGGGTTTGGTCGCCCAAATCCGGCTATCCGGGCCAGAGCGCCTACCGTGACTTTCATCACTATGACCACGCGACGGGTCTCAAACCGTCCCGCGTCACCGGCAAAACGGTGGCCGGTCCGGACAAGGCCCCCTACGACCCGGAGCTGGCGGCGGCCGCCGTGGTCCGCGACGTCGAGGATTTCGTGCGGACCGTGCGCGAGCGCCTGATCAGCGAATCCGCGCGCATCGACCGTCCGGCGCTGGTCGTCGCCGCCTTCGACACCGAACTGTTCGGACATTGGTGGCACGAGGGTCCGCAATGGCTTGCCCAGGTGTTGCGGACGCTGCCCGAGGCGGGCGTCACCGTTGGCACCTTGGCCGATGCCCGCGCGCGCGGGTTCGTCGGCGAGCCGGTGCCGCTGGCCGATTCGTCCTGGGGTTCGGGCAAGGACTGGCGGGTCTGGGCCGGTGATCAGGTCAAGGATCTGGTGGAACTCAACGACGAGATCGTCCGGCTCACCCTCGATACGGTAGACAAGATGCGGGCCGCGGACGGCAGTGTCGCACTGCGCGATCCGGTTGCCGATCAACTGCTGCGCGAGGCCGTGCTGACCGTCTCCAGCGACTGGGCGTTCATGGTCAGCAAGGACTCCGCGGCGGACTACGCACGCGAACGCGCACACCGGCACGCGCACGCCGTGCGGGAGATCGCGGCCGCCGTCGGTGCGGGCCAAGTCGCGAAAGCACAGCAGTTGGCGGCAGGATGGGGGGCGGCCGACGGGTTCTTCCCGGGTTTGGACGCACGGCGGCTGGCGATCGCGGACCGAGACTCCGCTCGAGAAGGACATTCATGA
- a CDS encoding glycosyltransferase family 4 protein, translated as MKILMVSWEYPPVVVGGLGRHVHHLAVELAEAGHEVVALARRPSGTDSATHPTHSFIAEGVLVVAVAEDPPCFDFGEDMLAWTLAMGHAMVRAGVALGKPGIGDGWTPDVVHAHDWLVAHPAIALAEYYDVPLVSTIHATEAGRHSGWVSGRVNKQVHSVEWWLANESDALITCSASMKNEVERLYGHERVPMTVIRNGIDVGAWTFRPRSPRTGPPRLLYVGRLEYEKGVQDAIAALPRIRRAHPGTTLTIAGIGTQFEWLRERARVHRVARAVTFAGKLGHEELLGWLHGADAIVLPSRYEPFGIVALEAAAAGTPLVTSTAGGLGEAVIDGVTGASFEPADVDGLVDAVRATLDDPAAAQDRAYAARERLTADFAWDVVAAETALVYSSAKRRVRNPLGRPTIVERPLPERDPK; from the coding sequence ATGAAGATCTTGATGGTGTCGTGGGAGTACCCACCGGTTGTGGTCGGTGGGTTGGGCCGCCATGTGCACCACCTGGCGGTCGAGCTGGCCGAGGCGGGCCACGAAGTGGTCGCACTCGCCCGCCGCCCCTCCGGCACCGACTCCGCGACCCACCCCACCCACTCCTTCATCGCCGAGGGCGTGCTGGTGGTCGCGGTCGCGGAGGATCCGCCCTGCTTCGACTTCGGCGAGGACATGCTCGCCTGGACGCTGGCCATGGGGCACGCGATGGTGCGCGCCGGAGTCGCGCTCGGTAAGCCCGGCATCGGCGACGGCTGGACCCCGGATGTGGTGCACGCGCACGACTGGCTGGTCGCGCATCCGGCGATCGCGCTGGCCGAGTACTACGACGTGCCACTGGTCTCGACCATCCACGCGACCGAGGCCGGGCGGCACAGCGGCTGGGTCTCGGGCCGGGTCAACAAGCAAGTGCATTCGGTCGAATGGTGGCTGGCCAACGAATCCGACGCGCTCATCACCTGCTCGGCTTCGATGAAGAACGAAGTGGAGCGCCTCTACGGCCACGAGCGGGTGCCGATGACGGTGATCCGCAACGGAATCGACGTGGGCGCGTGGACCTTTCGGCCCCGCTCGCCGCGCACCGGTCCGCCGCGGCTGCTGTATGTCGGCCGGCTCGAATACGAGAAGGGCGTGCAGGACGCGATCGCCGCGCTACCGCGCATCCGCCGTGCGCACCCCGGCACCACACTGACCATCGCGGGGATCGGCACCCAGTTCGAATGGCTGCGCGAGCGCGCCCGCGTACACCGGGTCGCCAGGGCCGTCACCTTCGCGGGCAAGCTCGGTCACGAGGAACTGCTCGGCTGGCTGCACGGGGCCGACGCCATCGTGCTGCCCAGCCGCTACGAACCCTTCGGCATCGTCGCGCTCGAGGCCGCCGCCGCGGGCACCCCGCTGGTCACCTCCACCGCGGGCGGACTCGGCGAAGCCGTCATCGACGGCGTTACCGGCGCCTCCTTCGAGCCGGCCGATGTCGACGGCCTGGTCGATGCCGTACGCGCCACCCTCGACGATCCCGCCGCCGCCCAGGATCGCGCCTACGCCGCCCGCGAACGCCTCACCGCCGATTTCGCCTGGGACGTGGTCGCCGCCGAAACCGCCCTCGTCTACTCCTCCGCCAAACGCCGAGTCCGCAACCCCCTCGGCCGCCCCACCATCGTCGAACGCCCCCTCCCCGAACGCGACCCCAAGTAG
- a CDS encoding DUF1697 domain-containing protein produces the protein MNRYAALLRGIMPTNPNMKNDKLRAVFEGLGFEKVATLLSSGNVVFRCADTDVPELEARIQEALNRELGIPGGTIIRSYEELRALLDRDPFEGLAHQRGSYLTVTFFKDPEPQAEPPELVDELTRIIGYDKPSRAFLTVIDNSTPQTTNFMAWLDKTYGKDITTRTWLTIQKIVKKLEA, from the coding sequence ATGAACAGGTACGCGGCGCTGTTGCGCGGGATCATGCCGACCAACCCGAATATGAAGAACGACAAGCTGCGCGCGGTGTTCGAGGGGCTCGGGTTCGAGAAGGTCGCGACGCTGCTGTCGAGCGGCAATGTGGTGTTCCGGTGCGCCGACACCGATGTGCCCGAGCTGGAGGCGCGGATCCAAGAGGCGCTCAATCGCGAGCTCGGCATCCCCGGCGGCACGATCATCCGCAGCTACGAAGAACTGCGCGCCCTACTGGACCGCGACCCGTTCGAAGGCCTGGCCCATCAACGCGGCTCCTACCTCACCGTCACCTTCTTCAAGGACCCCGAACCCCAGGCCGAACCCCCCGAGCTGGTCGACGAGCTGACCCGAATCATCGGCTATGACAAGCCTTCCCGCGCCTTCCTCACTGTCATCGACAACAGCACCCCGCAGACCACCAACTTCATGGCCTGGCTCGACAAGACCTACGGCAAGGACATCACCACCCGAACCTGGCTGACCATCCAGAAGATCGTCAAGAAGCTCGAGGCGTAG
- a CDS encoding acyltransferase, whose protein sequence is MTSMWGAPLRTRWRGSRRRDPQQARFLTLASLRWVLANKAYTPWYLVRYYRLFKFKAANPHIVLRGMVFLGKRVEIHATPELSRMEIGRWVHIGDGNAIRCHEGSLRIGDKVVFGKDNVVNTYLDIEIGESTLVADWCYICDFDHRMDDITMPIKDQGIVKSPVRIGPDTWIAAKVTVLRETRVGRGCVLGAHAVVKGEIPDYSIAVGAPAKVVKNRKATWEAGAEERAKYIAALEDIERKKNGATQSA, encoded by the coding sequence GTGACGAGCATGTGGGGCGCACCGTTGCGCACACGGTGGCGCGGTTCGCGCCGCCGGGATCCGCAGCAGGCGCGATTTCTGACGCTGGCTTCGTTGCGCTGGGTGCTCGCGAACAAGGCCTACACGCCTTGGTATCTGGTGCGCTACTACCGGTTGTTCAAATTCAAGGCGGCCAACCCGCACATCGTCTTGCGTGGCATGGTCTTCCTCGGCAAACGCGTCGAGATCCACGCGACCCCGGAACTGAGCCGGATGGAGATCGGCCGCTGGGTGCATATCGGCGACGGTAATGCCATTCGCTGCCACGAGGGATCGCTGCGCATCGGCGACAAGGTCGTCTTCGGCAAGGACAACGTGGTCAACACCTACCTCGATATCGAGATCGGCGAGTCGACCCTGGTCGCGGACTGGTGCTATATCTGCGACTTCGACCACCGCATGGACGACATCACCATGCCCATCAAGGACCAGGGCATCGTGAAGAGCCCGGTCCGCATCGGCCCGGACACCTGGATCGCCGCCAAGGTCACCGTGCTGCGCGAAACCCGCGTCGGTCGCGGCTGCGTCCTCGGTGCGCACGCGGTGGTCAAGGGCGAGATCCCCGACTACAGCATCGCCGTCGGCGCCCCCGCCAAGGTCGTCAAGAACCGCAAGGCGACCTGGGAAGCCGGCGCCGAGGAGCGCGCGAAATACATTGCCGCACTGGAAGACATCGAGCGCAAGAAGAACGGCGCCACCCAGTCCGCGTAG
- a CDS encoding outer membrane protein assembly factor BamB family protein, with the protein MRSGGVLANPARGLTLSRLRTAAALAAVGALALAGCGTDVDDITVGSGKGWTSAHHDGRNDGVSPVTGSRKLSLSWSRPVGGPIEQAVTIGPDGQLFLTTLTPNNCAILSLQMPTGRKRFCNPLGPNAISAPPVVDSGSNVYVGDDGGFSGFNSIGQPRWRTPVAGVPVSAQFTGDGKILTITQSGQVDVLSRQTGERVVGTTQLLGDPDFLAYPDLTRPASGQGLDDCTVGGPQCPVANISPIDTASGRFFVTLWKPGKPTAALVALRYADNKIQQDWSADLLAEGSATSPTLSADGRTVYVGDNTHRLIAVDAADGHTKWVQTLEWAPRGGISVAGDGLIIPAGDDGHLLALRDNGDSAEVVWERKDLALRGTPVQTAGDTGYTAAAIGDGINLITFDTKTGATVDSDVLPDAKGTTTGTSVGAKGEVVLATRIGEVFIFKPDH; encoded by the coding sequence GTGCGAAGCGGCGGCGTACTGGCCAACCCGGCGCGCGGGCTGACCTTGTCCCGGCTGCGGACGGCGGCGGCGCTGGCCGCGGTCGGCGCGCTGGCATTGGCGGGCTGCGGCACCGATGTCGACGACATCACCGTTGGATCCGGCAAAGGCTGGACCTCCGCGCACCACGACGGCCGCAACGACGGCGTCAGCCCGGTCACCGGATCGCGCAAACTATCGCTGAGCTGGTCGCGACCGGTCGGTGGGCCGATCGAACAGGCCGTCACGATCGGTCCGGACGGGCAGCTGTTCCTCACCACCCTGACTCCGAACAACTGTGCCATTCTCTCGCTGCAGATGCCGACCGGTCGCAAGCGCTTCTGCAATCCGCTCGGGCCGAATGCGATCTCCGCGCCGCCGGTGGTCGACAGCGGCAGCAACGTCTATGTCGGCGACGACGGCGGGTTCAGTGGGTTCAACTCGATCGGACAGCCGCGCTGGCGGACTCCCGTTGCGGGCGTACCGGTTTCGGCGCAGTTCACCGGCGACGGGAAAATCCTGACGATCACCCAGTCCGGTCAGGTGGACGTGCTGAGCCGCCAGACCGGCGAACGCGTCGTCGGCACCACGCAACTGCTCGGCGATCCCGATTTCCTGGCGTACCCCGATCTCACGCGCCCCGCGTCGGGTCAGGGTCTCGACGATTGCACCGTCGGCGGACCGCAGTGCCCGGTCGCCAATATCTCGCCGATCGACACTGCCAGCGGCCGCTTCTTCGTCACGCTGTGGAAGCCGGGTAAGCCGACCGCGGCACTGGTCGCATTGCGCTACGCCGACAACAAGATCCAGCAGGACTGGAGCGCGGACCTGCTCGCCGAGGGCAGCGCGACCAGCCCCACCCTGTCCGCCGACGGCCGCACCGTCTACGTCGGCGACAACACCCATCGCCTTATCGCGGTAGACGCCGCCGACGGTCACACCAAATGGGTCCAAACCCTGGAATGGGCTCCGCGCGGCGGCATTTCGGTCGCAGGCGACGGCCTCATCATCCCGGCTGGCGACGACGGCCACCTGCTCGCCCTGCGCGATAACGGCGACTCTGCCGAGGTCGTCTGGGAGCGCAAGGATCTCGCCCTGCGCGGCACCCCCGTCCAAACCGCGGGCGACACCGGCTACACCGCCGCCGCCATCGGCGACGGCATCAACCTGATCACCTTCGACACCAAGACCGGCGCCACCGTCGACTCCGACGTCCTCCCGGACGCCAAGGGCACCACCACCGGCACCTCCGTCGGCGCCAAGGGCGAAGTAGTCCTCGCCACCCGCATAGGCGAAGTCTTCATCTTCAAACCCGACCACTGA
- a CDS encoding THUMP-like domain-containing protein: MGYSFGRDDVVFLGSAAGVAALAEVDRLELTPATHLHDLERVRREFGARSGALVETVRLRRRAAAKLVDPGWWLFTDDALQQATPTLVARHRADRLSGRTVHDVTCSIGAELIELARVCPSVLGSDLDDVRLSMAAHNLAESRNVLLAKADALVPCSTGTVVIADPARRADGRRTHDPAKLQPPLPDLLAAYPGRDLAVKCAPGLDFDRLDWSGEIEIVSLDGAVREACLWSAGLSEPGVTRRATVLTSRGGSVAYTDADPDEIPDQPPGEWLIDPDGAIVRAGLVRHYAAKHGLWQLDPNIAYLTGNSVPDGVRGFRIVDRLELREKTLRRELARRDCGSLEILIRGLDIDPDTLRKRLKLRGTNPYTLVLTRISRTAAAFLCTT; encoded by the coding sequence GTGGGATACAGCTTCGGCCGCGATGATGTCGTTTTCCTCGGCAGTGCGGCGGGTGTCGCCGCACTGGCCGAGGTGGACCGGCTGGAGCTGACCCCGGCGACGCATCTGCACGATCTGGAGCGGGTGCGTCGCGAGTTCGGCGCGCGGTCGGGCGCGCTCGTGGAAACCGTGCGCCTGCGCCGCCGCGCCGCGGCCAAGCTGGTCGACCCGGGATGGTGGCTGTTCACCGACGACGCACTGCAACAGGCCACACCGACGCTGGTGGCCCGCCACCGTGCCGACCGGCTGTCCGGGCGCACTGTGCACGACGTGACCTGCTCGATCGGTGCCGAGCTCATCGAGCTGGCCCGCGTCTGTCCCTCGGTGCTCGGCAGCGACCTCGATGACGTGCGCCTGTCGATGGCCGCGCACAATCTGGCCGAATCCCGAAATGTCCTGCTGGCCAAGGCCGATGCCCTGGTGCCGTGCAGCACCGGCACGGTTGTCATCGCCGATCCGGCCCGCCGCGCGGACGGCCGGCGCACTCACGATCCGGCGAAACTGCAGCCGCCGCTGCCGGATCTGCTGGCCGCCTATCCCGGCCGCGACCTCGCCGTAAAGTGTGCTCCCGGACTCGATTTCGACCGTCTGGACTGGTCCGGTGAGATCGAGATCGTCTCCCTCGACGGCGCGGTCCGCGAGGCCTGCCTGTGGTCGGCCGGGCTGTCGGAGCCCGGCGTCACCCGCCGCGCCACCGTCCTCACCTCCCGCGGCGGATCCGTCGCCTACACCGACGCCGATCCGGACGAGATTCCCGACCAGCCGCCCGGCGAATGGCTCATCGACCCCGACGGCGCGATCGTGCGCGCGGGCCTGGTCCGCCACTACGCCGCGAAACACGGCCTCTGGCAACTGGATCCGAATATCGCCTACCTCACCGGCAACAGCGTCCCCGACGGCGTTCGCGGCTTCCGCATCGTCGACCGTCTCGAACTCCGCGAAAAGACCCTCCGCCGAGAACTTGCCCGCCGCGACTGCGGCTCCCTCGAAATCCTCATCCGCGGTCTCGATATCGACCCCGACACCCTCCGTAAACGCCTCAAACTCCGCGGCACCAACCCCTACACCCTCGTCCTGACCCGAATATCCCGTACCGCCGCGGCCTTCCTCTGCACCACCTGA
- a CDS encoding class I SAM-dependent methyltransferase produces the protein MTVHPDDPAPNPHATEAEVEAALKDTKLAQVLYHDWEAETYDDKWSISYDERCIDYARGRFDAAVGPAPLPYGRALELGCGTGFFLLNLMQGGIAKSGSVTDLSPGMVKVALRNAEHLGLDVDGRVADAETIPYEDDTFDLVVGHAVLHHIPDVELALKECLRVLKPGGRFVFAGEPTTAGNFYARWLGRITWKATTTVTKLPALSGWRRPQAELDESSRAAALEAVVDLHTFDPSDLEAMSRRAGATEVKASTEEFAAALWGWPVRTFEAAVPEEKLTMGYRMAMYRAWLGLSWLDENVMRRIVPRQFFYNAMITGVKPGSAAK, from the coding sequence ATGACGGTCCACCCCGATGACCCGGCGCCGAACCCGCATGCCACTGAGGCCGAGGTCGAAGCTGCGCTGAAGGATACGAAGCTCGCCCAGGTGCTCTACCACGACTGGGAAGCCGAGACCTATGACGACAAATGGTCGATTTCCTATGATGAGCGCTGTATCGACTATGCCCGCGGCCGGTTCGACGCCGCGGTCGGTCCCGCGCCGCTGCCCTACGGGCGTGCACTGGAACTGGGCTGTGGCACCGGATTCTTCCTGCTGAACCTCATGCAGGGTGGCATCGCGAAGTCCGGTTCGGTCACCGACCTGTCGCCGGGCATGGTCAAGGTCGCGCTGCGCAATGCCGAGCACCTGGGTCTCGATGTCGACGGCCGGGTCGCCGACGCGGAGACCATCCCGTACGAGGACGACACCTTCGACCTCGTCGTCGGCCACGCGGTGCTGCACCACATCCCGGATGTGGAGCTGGCGCTCAAGGAGTGCCTGCGCGTGCTCAAGCCGGGCGGGCGTTTCGTCTTCGCCGGTGAACCGACCACGGCGGGCAATTTCTACGCCCGCTGGCTCGGCCGTATCACCTGGAAGGCCACCACCACCGTCACCAAACTGCCCGCACTCTCGGGGTGGCGGCGTCCGCAGGCCGAACTGGACGAGTCCTCGCGCGCCGCGGCGCTGGAGGCGGTCGTCGACCTGCACACCTTCGATCCGAGCGATCTGGAGGCGATGTCGCGCCGGGCGGGTGCCACCGAGGTCAAGGCGAGCACCGAGGAGTTCGCGGCGGCGCTGTGGGGCTGGCCGGTGCGCACCTTCGAGGCGGCCGTGCCGGAGGAGAAGCTCACCATGGGCTACCGGATGGCGATGTACCGCGCGTGGCTGGGGCTGAGCTGGCTGGACGAGAACGTCATGCGCCGCATCGTGCCGCGCCAGTTCTTCTACAACGCCATGATCACCGGCGTGAAGCCCGGCTCTGCCGCTAAATAG
- a CDS encoding enoyl-CoA hydratase-related protein: protein MAEFVTLELPEDADTRGVAVLRIDRPPLNLVNAQLVREVAEAAAVVAADPRVAALVVYGDERVFCAGDDLAELSGLDQDQAGAMAADLQAALGCLAKVAQPTVAAISGYCLGGGLELALGADRRIIGDNVKLGLPQIKTGLIPLAGIRRLALLIGPGPAKDLVYTGRFVEAEEALALGLVDEVVPPDDVYNAALRWARQFTAGPTRALAAAKAVFEAGPHGLDRARTEWADLFATEDRRIGTESYLADGPGSAAFVGR, encoded by the coding sequence ATGGCCGAATTCGTGACTCTGGAGCTGCCCGAGGATGCCGATACGCGCGGCGTCGCCGTCCTCCGGATCGACCGCCCACCGCTGAACCTGGTGAACGCCCAGTTGGTGCGTGAAGTGGCCGAGGCGGCCGCGGTGGTTGCCGCGGACCCCCGGGTCGCGGCGCTGGTCGTCTATGGCGACGAGCGGGTGTTCTGCGCGGGTGACGATCTCGCCGAGCTGTCCGGCCTCGACCAGGACCAAGCCGGTGCCATGGCGGCCGATCTGCAGGCGGCGCTGGGCTGCCTGGCCAAGGTGGCGCAGCCCACCGTCGCGGCGATCAGCGGCTACTGCCTGGGCGGCGGACTGGAACTCGCTCTCGGCGCCGACCGCCGGATCATCGGCGACAACGTCAAACTCGGCCTGCCCCAGATCAAGACGGGCCTCATCCCGCTCGCGGGCATCCGCCGCCTGGCACTGCTGATCGGGCCCGGCCCGGCCAAAGACCTCGTCTACACCGGTCGATTCGTCGAAGCCGAAGAGGCGCTGGCCCTCGGTTTGGTCGATGAGGTCGTGCCGCCCGACGACGTCTACAACGCCGCCCTGCGCTGGGCGCGACAGTTCACCGCAGGCCCCACCCGAGCCCTCGCCGCCGCGAAAGCGGTCTTCGAAGCGGGCCCCCACGGCCTGGACCGCGCCCGCACCGAATGGGCCGACTTGTTCGCTACCGAGGACCGTCGCATCGGCACCGAGTCCTATCTGGCCGACGGTCCAGGCTCGGCTGCCTTCGTGGGTCGCTGA
- a CDS encoding NUDIX hydrolase: protein MVSETNAAAQPQVPSPKDASTVLLVRDGAAGPEVFLQRRVVAMAFAAGMTVFPGGGVDPSDGTADIEWAGPEPAWWAEKFGTTEPRAKALVAAAVRETFEECGVLLAGPTADSVVSDTTGYRDARGRLERREVSLAAFLAEEKLVLRADLLRPWANWITPVIEPRRYDTHFFVAVLPQGQLADGATSEAAEVQWRTAADELERWRAGTDVLLPPTWAQLDAISAFGSTAEILAVDKVIEPIMPVLSGDNGRQVLEFPDNQRYFAGIPDTSRLKGSARP from the coding sequence GTGGTGAGTGAGACAAACGCTGCCGCTCAGCCGCAGGTCCCGTCGCCCAAAGACGCGTCGACGGTGCTGCTGGTGCGTGACGGTGCGGCTGGGCCCGAAGTGTTCCTGCAGCGCAGGGTCGTTGCGATGGCCTTCGCGGCGGGTATGACGGTGTTCCCCGGCGGTGGTGTCGACCCCTCCGACGGGACCGCGGATATCGAATGGGCCGGACCCGAACCCGCTTGGTGGGCCGAGAAATTCGGCACCACCGAGCCGCGGGCCAAGGCGCTCGTCGCGGCCGCCGTGCGGGAAACCTTCGAGGAATGCGGTGTGCTGCTGGCCGGGCCGACGGCCGACTCCGTCGTCTCCGATACCACCGGCTATCGCGATGCCCGTGGCAGGCTGGAGCGCCGCGAGGTGTCCCTCGCGGCCTTCCTCGCCGAGGAGAAGTTGGTGCTGCGCGCGGATCTGTTGCGGCCTTGGGCGAATTGGATCACCCCGGTCATCGAGCCGCGGCGCTATGACACCCATTTCTTCGTCGCGGTGCTGCCGCAGGGGCAGCTGGCCGACGGAGCCACCTCCGAGGCGGCCGAGGTGCAATGGCGCACCGCGGCCGACGAGCTCGAGCGCTGGCGGGCGGGCACCGACGTCCTGCTGCCGCCGACCTGGGCGCAGCTGGACGCGATTTCCGCATTCGGTTCCACGGCCGAAATTCTGGCCGTGGACAAGGTGATCGAACCGATCATGCCGGTGCTCTCCGGCGACAACGGCCGGCAAGTGCTCGAGTTCCCGGACAATCAGCGCTACTTCGCTGGTATCCCGGATACCAGCAGGCTCAAGGGATCCGCGCGCCCGTGA
- a CDS encoding ABC transporter ATP-binding protein — MEPVPQPDPDLLIDFTDVTIRRSGHTLVGPVTWQVELDERWVVLGPNGAGKTSLLRMAAAEVHPTSGIAHLLGERIGKTDVSELRPRIGLSSAAVASRIPRDEKVSDLVISAGYAVLGRWRERYDDLDTDRAIDMLESLGAEHLSDRTYGTLSEGERKRVLIARAMMTDPELLLLDEPAAGLDLGGREELVERLGDLAADPDSPAMVLVTHHVEEIPPGFTHGLLLNEGAVVAQGLLPDVLTADNLSEAFRQSIALDRVDGRYFARRARRLGRHRSRRRTE, encoded by the coding sequence ATGGAGCCCGTGCCGCAACCGGATCCCGATCTGCTCATTGATTTCACCGACGTGACCATCCGACGCTCGGGTCACACCCTCGTCGGTCCGGTCACCTGGCAGGTCGAGCTCGACGAACGCTGGGTGGTCCTCGGACCCAACGGCGCGGGCAAGACCTCGCTGCTCCGCATGGCCGCCGCCGAAGTACATCCGACCTCGGGCATTGCCCATCTGCTCGGTGAGCGAATCGGCAAAACCGATGTGAGCGAGCTACGCCCGCGCATCGGATTGTCCTCGGCCGCGGTGGCCAGCCGGATTCCGCGCGACGAGAAGGTCAGCGATCTGGTTATCTCCGCTGGCTACGCGGTACTCGGCCGCTGGCGCGAGCGCTACGACGACCTCGATACCGACCGCGCCATCGACATGCTGGAAAGCCTGGGAGCCGAACATCTTTCCGACCGCACCTATGGGACGTTGTCCGAGGGTGAGCGCAAGCGGGTGCTGATCGCCCGCGCGATGATGACCGATCCGGAGCTGCTGCTGCTCGACGAGCCTGCGGCGGGACTGGATTTGGGTGGGCGTGAGGAACTGGTCGAACGGCTCGGCGATCTCGCCGCTGATCCCGATTCGCCCGCGATGGTGCTGGTGACCCACCATGTCGAGGAGATTCCGCCGGGCTTCACGCACGGTCTGCTGCTGAACGAGGGTGCGGTCGTCGCACAGGGGCTGCTGCCCGATGTGCTCACCGCCGACAACCTCAGCGAAGCGTTCCGGCAGTCGATCGCCCTGGACCGTGTCGACGGACGTTACTTCGCGCGGCGCGCGCGTCGATTGGGTCGGCATCGCTCGCGCCGACGTACCGAGTGA